One window of Triplophysa rosa linkage group LG8, Trosa_1v2, whole genome shotgun sequence genomic DNA carries:
- the LOC130558573 gene encoding sialoadhesin isoform X1, whose amino-acid sequence MVANLLPGIWTLISFSLSGIFAAGWTVHVPAEPVYAHLGSSIVLPCTYDYPKDSDQKTPRKVLSEMWCLNQSHCITPRYVYHSAGIFPEPSYQDRVKFLGQTGSKDCSLKISDLKSEDSNVYVFRFITDHLMAKLPGQRGVTLLVICKTHIQNSWKDIFIYYWNRVWSFFHLYNNCHSDMHTMQGTESDVQIKLNNKHNQLTNHRE is encoded by the exons ATGGTTGCAAACCTGCTACCAGGCATCTGGACACTGATATCGTTCAGTCTATCGG GCATTTTTGCTGCTGGTTGGACAGTTCATGTCCCAGCGGAGCCAGTCTATGCTCATCTCGGGTCATCTATAGTTCTGCCTTGCACCTATGACTACCCCAAGGACTCGGATCAGAAAACACCACGCAAAGTTCTATCAGAGATGTGGTGTTTAAATCAAAGCCACTGCATCACTCCAAGATACGTGTACCACAGCGCAGGAATATTCCCTGAACCTTCATACCAAGACCGGGTGAAGTTTTTAGGGCAGACGGGGAGTAAAGACTGCTCTCTGAAGATATCTGACCTGAAGTCAGAGGACAGCAACGTGTACGTGTTTCGATTCATCACGGATCACCTGATGGCCAAACTTCCAGGACAGAGAGGAGTTACACTTCTGGTCATCTGTAAGACACACATTCAGAACAG CTGGAAAGACATCTTCATTTACTATTGGAATCGTGTTTGGAGTTTTTTTCATCTTTATAATAACTGTCATTCTGATATGCATACAATGCAAGGCACG GAGAGCGATGTGcagatcaaattaaataataaacataaccaaTTAACTAACCACAGAGAATGA
- the LOC130558573 gene encoding sialoadhesin isoform X2, with protein sequence MVANLLPGIWTLISFSLSGIFAAGWTVHVPAEPVYAHLGSSIVLPCTYDYPKDSDQKTPRKVLSEMWCLNQSHCITPRYVYHSAGIFPEPSYQDRVKFLGQTGSKDCSLKISDLKSEDSNVYVFRFITDHLMAKLPGQRGVTLLVISGKTSSFTIGIVFGVFFIFIITVILICIQCKARRAMCRSN encoded by the exons ATGGTTGCAAACCTGCTACCAGGCATCTGGACACTGATATCGTTCAGTCTATCGG GCATTTTTGCTGCTGGTTGGACAGTTCATGTCCCAGCGGAGCCAGTCTATGCTCATCTCGGGTCATCTATAGTTCTGCCTTGCACCTATGACTACCCCAAGGACTCGGATCAGAAAACACCACGCAAAGTTCTATCAGAGATGTGGTGTTTAAATCAAAGCCACTGCATCACTCCAAGATACGTGTACCACAGCGCAGGAATATTCCCTGAACCTTCATACCAAGACCGGGTGAAGTTTTTAGGGCAGACGGGGAGTAAAGACTGCTCTCTGAAGATATCTGACCTGAAGTCAGAGGACAGCAACGTGTACGTGTTTCGATTCATCACGGATCACCTGATGGCCAAACTTCCAGGACAGAGAGGAGTTACACTTCTGGTCATCT CTGGAAAGACATCTTCATTTACTATTGGAATCGTGTTTGGAGTTTTTTTCATCTTTATAATAACTGTCATTCTGATATGCATACAATGCAAGGCACG GAGAGCGATGTGcagatcaaattaa